The following coding sequences lie in one Arabidopsis thaliana chromosome 3, partial sequence genomic window:
- the WNK1 gene encoding with no lysine (K) kinase 1 (with no lysine (K) kinase 1 (WNK1); FUNCTIONS IN: protein serine/threonine kinase activity, protein kinase activity, kinase activity; INVOLVED IN: protein amino acid phosphorylation, circadian rhythm; LOCATED IN: membrane; EXPRESSED IN: 22 plant structures; EXPRESSED DURING: 13 growth stages; CONTAINS InterPro DOMAIN/s: Protein kinase, catalytic domain (InterPro:IPR000719), Serine/threonine-protein kinase domain (InterPro:IPR002290), Tyrosine-protein kinase, catalytic domain (InterPro:IPR020635), Serine/threonine-protein kinase-like domain (InterPro:IPR017442), Serine/threonine-protein kinase, active site (InterPro:IPR008271), Protein kinase-like domain (InterPro:IPR011009); BEST Arabidopsis thaliana protein match is: Protein kinase superfamily protein (TAIR:AT5G28080.2); Has 101031 Blast hits to 100159 proteins in 3121 species: Archae - 77; Bacteria - 9426; Metazoa - 36599; Fungi - 9721; Plants - 28152; Viruses - 368; Other Eukaryotes - 16688 (source: NCBI BLink).), whose product MNNLSYLEPDYSEFVEVDPTGRYGRYNEVLGKGASKTVYRAFDEYEGIEVAWNQVKLYDFLQSPEDLERLYCEIHLLKTLKHKNIMKFYTSWVDTANRNINFVTELFTSGTLRQYRLRHKRVNIRAMKHWCRQILRGLHYLHSHDPPVIHRDLKCDNIFVNGNQGEVKIGDLGLAAILRKSHAAHCVGTPEFMAPEVYEEAYNELVDIYSFGMCILEMVTFDYPYSECTHPAQIYKKVMSGKKPDALYKVKDPEVKCFIEKCLATVSLRVSARELLDDPFLRIDDGEFDLRSVDMEDSVGPLYRQPHHLPDYYNYPSNSSSLNRQYSNGNYPSNSSSLNRQYSNGYNSHHEYQNGWAYNPAETEETHGIELFESRNNDDQEEEKKSGNVDITIKGKRRDDGGLFLRLRIADKEGRVRNIYFPFDIETDTALSVATEMVAELDMDDHGVTKIANMIDGEISSLVPSWRPGPEFEECLAAAAAANAASICNNCVSNRTSMGSVMDFLRTNPGANVIQCCRNGCGETHGRFEEITIRETEVRLRELWKLQQQQESRELSSIDSGHNHSEEEEEEEVLYEDPENMFSCEAGNEINHISGSGSFSFMPSKYCDEPSEKTENQVQQELRWLKAKCQIELRDIQDEQLKTRWPESGEEVEISPKDGFLGSVSGLGREEDTVKEMFGERLVPKCLKRTTSLPVDAIDS is encoded by the exons atgaacAATCTGAGTTATCTTGAACCAGATTACTCTGAGTTTGTTGAAGTTGATCCTACTGGAAGATATGGAAGA TACAATGAAGTTCTTGGTAAAGGAGCTTCAAAGACTGT ttaTAGAGCATTTGATGAATATGAAGGCATAGAAGTAGCATGGAACCAAGTTAAGCTATATGATTTCCTACAAAGCCCTGAGGATCTTGAGAGGCTTTACTGTGAGATTCATCTTCTCAAGACTCTAAAACATAAGAACATCATGAAATTCTACACTTCTTGGGTCGATACCGCCAATCGAAATATCAATTTCGTCACTGAATTGTTCACTTCTGGCACCTTAAGACA ATATAGACTCAGACATAAGAGAGTGAACATAAGAGCTATGAAGCATTGGTGCAGACAAATCTTGAGAGGCTTACATTATCTTCACAGCCATGATCCTCCTGTGATCCACAGGGATCTCAAATGTGACAACATTTTCGTTAACGGGAATCAAGGAGAGGTCAAGATTGGAGATCTTGGCCTTGCTGCTATTTTAAGAAAGTCCCATGCTGCTCACTGCGTCG GGACTCCTGAGTTCATGGCACCTGAAGTTTACGAAGAAGCATATAACGAATTGGTTGATATATACTCGTTCGGTATGTGTATTTTGGAGATGGTTACGTTTGATTACCCGTACAGTGAGTGTACTCATCCTGCTCAGATCTACAAGAAAGTTATGTCG GGCAAGAAACCGGATGCATTGTACAAGGTGAAAGACCCCGAGGTTAAATGTTTCATTGAGAAATGCTTGGCCACCGTATCGCTTAGAGTCTCTGCTCGTGAGTTACTAGATGACCCTTTTCTCCGTATAGACGATGGTGAGTTTGATTTAAGATCAGTTGATATGGAAGATTCGGTCGGGCCACTCTATAGGCAGCCGCACCATCTTCCTGACTACTACAATTACCCGTCGAATAGTAGCTCTTTGAATCGTCAGTACTCAAATGGCAACTACCCGTCGAATAGTAGCTCATTGAATCGTCAGTACTCAAATGGTTATAATAGTCATCACGAGTATCAGAATGGATGGGCGTATAATCCAGCTGAGACAGAGGAGACTCACGGCATCGAGCTCTTTGAATCTCGAAACAAtgatgatcaagaagaagaaaagaaatctGGTAATGTTGACATAACCATCAAAGGGAAGAGGAGAGATGATGGTGGCTTGTTCTTGCGTCTTAGGATCGCTGACAAAGAAG GACGTGTCCGAAACATTTACTTCCCATTTGACATTGAGACGGACACCGCATTGAGCGTTGCAACAGAGATGGTAGCGGAACTGGATATGGACGATCATGGAGTCACAAAAATAGCCAACATGATTGACGGTGAGATATCTTCTCTTGTACCTAGTTGGAGACCGGGACCTGAATTCGAAGAATGTCTTGCGGCTGCGGCGGCGGCAAATGCTGCGAGCATTTGCAACAACTGCGTATCAAACCGCACCTCAATGGGCTCGGTGATGGATTTCCTGAGAACCAATCCTGGGGCAAATGTGATACAATGTTGCAGAAACGGGTGCGGTGAGACTCATGGTCGGTTTGAAGAGATCACGATCAGAGAAACCGAGGTTCGTCTTAGAGAGCTATGGAAGCTGCAGCAACAGCAAGAAAGCCGCGAGCTAAGCTCGATAGATTCAGGCCATAACCATTccgaagaagaggaggaagaagaggtgCTATACGAAGACCCcgaaaacatgttttcttgCGAGGCAGGTAACGAGATAAACCATATATCGGGTTCTGGATCGTTCTCGTTTATGCCATCTAAATACTGCGATGAGCCATCCGAAAAAACCGAAAATCAGGTCCAACAAGAGTTGAGATGGCTTAAAGCCAAATGCCAAATTGAGCTTAGAGATATTCAGGATGAACAACTAAAAACCCGGTGGCCGGAATCCGGAGAAGAGGTGGAAATTTCTCCGAAAGACGGGTTCTTGGGTTCGGTTTCCGGGttaggaagagaagaagatacgGTGAAAGAGATGTTTGGAGAAAGATTGGTACCAAAGTGTCTGAAAAGAACAACTTCACTTCCTGTTGATGCCATTGATTCTTGA
- the WNK1 gene encoding with no lysine (K) kinase 1 (with no lysine (K) kinase 1 (WNK1); FUNCTIONS IN: protein serine/threonine kinase activity, protein kinase activity, kinase activity; INVOLVED IN: protein amino acid phosphorylation, circadian rhythm; LOCATED IN: membrane; EXPRESSED IN: 22 plant structures; EXPRESSED DURING: 13 growth stages; CONTAINS InterPro DOMAIN/s: Protein kinase, catalytic domain (InterPro:IPR000719), Serine/threonine-protein kinase-like domain (InterPro:IPR017442), Protein kinase-like domain (InterPro:IPR011009), Serine/threonine-protein kinase, active site (InterPro:IPR008271); BEST Arabidopsis thaliana protein match is: Protein kinase superfamily protein (TAIR:AT5G28080.2); Has 35333 Blast hits to 34131 proteins in 2444 species: Archae - 798; Bacteria - 22429; Metazoa - 974; Fungi - 991; Plants - 531; Viruses - 0; Other Eukaryotes - 9610 (source: NCBI BLink).) translates to MEDTMKFLVKELQRLYRAFDEYEGIEVAWNQVKLYDFLQSPEDLERLYCEIHLLKTLKHKNIMKFYTSWVDTANRNINFVTELFTSGTLRQYRLRHKRVNIRAMKHWCRQILRGLHYLHSHDPPVIHRDLKCDNIFVNGNQGEVKIGDLGLAAILRKSHAAHCVGTPEFMAPEVYEEAYNELVDIYSFGMCILEMVTFDYPYSECTHPAQIYKKVMSGKKPDALYKVKDPEVKCFIEKCLATVSLRVSARELLDDPFLRIDDGEFDLRSVDMEDSVGPLYRQPHHLPDYYNYPSNSSSLNRQYSNGNYPSNSSSLNRQYSNGYNSHHEYQNGWAYNPAETEETHGIELFESRNNDDQEEEKKSGNVDITIKGKRRDDGGLFLRLRIADKEGRVRNIYFPFDIETDTALSVATEMVAELDMDDHGVTKIANMIDGEISSLVPSWRPGPEFEECLAAAAAANAASICNNCVSNRTSMGSVMDFLRTNPGANVIQCCRNGCGETHGRFEEITIRETEVRLRELWKLQQQQESRELSSIDSGHNHSEEEEEEEVLYEDPENMFSCEAGNEINHISGSGSFSFMPSKYCDEPSEKTENQVQQELRWLKAKCQIELRDIQDEQLKTRWPESGEEVEISPKDGFLGSVSGLGREEDTVKEMFGERLVPKCLKRTTSLPVDAIDS, encoded by the exons ATGGAAGA TACAATGAAGTTCTTGGTAAAGGAGCTTCAAAGACT ttaTAGAGCATTTGATGAATATGAAGGCATAGAAGTAGCATGGAACCAAGTTAAGCTATATGATTTCCTACAAAGCCCTGAGGATCTTGAGAGGCTTTACTGTGAGATTCATCTTCTCAAGACTCTAAAACATAAGAACATCATGAAATTCTACACTTCTTGGGTCGATACCGCCAATCGAAATATCAATTTCGTCACTGAATTGTTCACTTCTGGCACCTTAAGACA ATATAGACTCAGACATAAGAGAGTGAACATAAGAGCTATGAAGCATTGGTGCAGACAAATCTTGAGAGGCTTACATTATCTTCACAGCCATGATCCTCCTGTGATCCACAGGGATCTCAAATGTGACAACATTTTCGTTAACGGGAATCAAGGAGAGGTCAAGATTGGAGATCTTGGCCTTGCTGCTATTTTAAGAAAGTCCCATGCTGCTCACTGCGTCG GGACTCCTGAGTTCATGGCACCTGAAGTTTACGAAGAAGCATATAACGAATTGGTTGATATATACTCGTTCGGTATGTGTATTTTGGAGATGGTTACGTTTGATTACCCGTACAGTGAGTGTACTCATCCTGCTCAGATCTACAAGAAAGTTATGTCG GGCAAGAAACCGGATGCATTGTACAAGGTGAAAGACCCCGAGGTTAAATGTTTCATTGAGAAATGCTTGGCCACCGTATCGCTTAGAGTCTCTGCTCGTGAGTTACTAGATGACCCTTTTCTCCGTATAGACGATGGTGAGTTTGATTTAAGATCAGTTGATATGGAAGATTCGGTCGGGCCACTCTATAGGCAGCCGCACCATCTTCCTGACTACTACAATTACCCGTCGAATAGTAGCTCTTTGAATCGTCAGTACTCAAATGGCAACTACCCGTCGAATAGTAGCTCATTGAATCGTCAGTACTCAAATGGTTATAATAGTCATCACGAGTATCAGAATGGATGGGCGTATAATCCAGCTGAGACAGAGGAGACTCACGGCATCGAGCTCTTTGAATCTCGAAACAAtgatgatcaagaagaagaaaagaaatctGGTAATGTTGACATAACCATCAAAGGGAAGAGGAGAGATGATGGTGGCTTGTTCTTGCGTCTTAGGATCGCTGACAAAGAAG GACGTGTCCGAAACATTTACTTCCCATTTGACATTGAGACGGACACCGCATTGAGCGTTGCAACAGAGATGGTAGCGGAACTGGATATGGACGATCATGGAGTCACAAAAATAGCCAACATGATTGACGGTGAGATATCTTCTCTTGTACCTAGTTGGAGACCGGGACCTGAATTCGAAGAATGTCTTGCGGCTGCGGCGGCGGCAAATGCTGCGAGCATTTGCAACAACTGCGTATCAAACCGCACCTCAATGGGCTCGGTGATGGATTTCCTGAGAACCAATCCTGGGGCAAATGTGATACAATGTTGCAGAAACGGGTGCGGTGAGACTCATGGTCGGTTTGAAGAGATCACGATCAGAGAAACCGAGGTTCGTCTTAGAGAGCTATGGAAGCTGCAGCAACAGCAAGAAAGCCGCGAGCTAAGCTCGATAGATTCAGGCCATAACCATTccgaagaagaggaggaagaagaggtgCTATACGAAGACCCcgaaaacatgttttcttgCGAGGCAGGTAACGAGATAAACCATATATCGGGTTCTGGATCGTTCTCGTTTATGCCATCTAAATACTGCGATGAGCCATCCGAAAAAACCGAAAATCAGGTCCAACAAGAGTTGAGATGGCTTAAAGCCAAATGCCAAATTGAGCTTAGAGATATTCAGGATGAACAACTAAAAACCCGGTGGCCGGAATCCGGAGAAGAGGTGGAAATTTCTCCGAAAGACGGGTTCTTGGGTTCGGTTTCCGGGttaggaagagaagaagatacgGTGAAAGAGATGTTTGGAGAAAGATTGGTACCAAAGTGTCTGAAAAGAACAACTTCACTTCCTGTTGATGCCATTGATTCTTGA
- the WNK1 gene encoding with no lysine (K) kinase 1 (with no lysine (K) kinase 1 (WNK1); FUNCTIONS IN: protein serine/threonine kinase activity, protein kinase activity, kinase activity; INVOLVED IN: protein amino acid phosphorylation, circadian rhythm; LOCATED IN: membrane; EXPRESSED IN: 22 plant structures; EXPRESSED DURING: 13 growth stages; CONTAINS InterPro DOMAIN/s: Protein kinase, catalytic domain (InterPro:IPR000719), Serine/threonine-protein kinase-like domain (InterPro:IPR017442), Protein kinase-like domain (InterPro:IPR011009), Serine/threonine-protein kinase, active site (InterPro:IPR008271); BEST Arabidopsis thaliana protein match is: Protein kinase superfamily protein (TAIR:AT5G28080.2); Has 30201 Blast hits to 17322 proteins in 780 species: Archae - 12; Bacteria - 1396; Metazoa - 17338; Fungi - 3422; Plants - 5037; Viruses - 0; Other Eukaryotes - 2996 (source: NCBI BLink).): MKHWCRQILRGLHYLHSHDPPVIHRDLKCDNIFVNGNQGEVKIGDLGLAAILRKSHAAHCVGTPEFMAPEVYEEAYNELVDIYSFGMCILEMVTFDYPYSECTHPAQIYKKVMSGKKPDALYKVKDPEVKCFIEKCLATVSLRVSARELLDDPFLRIDDGEFDLRSVDMEDSVGPLYRQPHHLPDYYNYPSNSSSLNRQYSNGNYPSNSSSLNRQYSNGYNSHHEYQNGWAYNPAETEETHGIELFESRNNDDQEEEKKSGNVDITIKGKRRDDGGLFLRLRIADKEGRVRNIYFPFDIETDTALSVATEMVAELDMDDHGVTKIANMIDGEISSLVPSWRPGPEFEECLAAAAAANAASICNNCVSNRTSMGSVMDFLRTNPGANVIQCCRNGCGETHGRFEEITIRETEVRLRELWKLQQQQESRELSSIDSGHNHSEEEEEEEVLYEDPENMFSCEAGNEINHISGSGSFSFMPSKYCDEPSEKTENQVQQELRWLKAKCQIELRDIQDEQLKTRWPESGEEVEISPKDGFLGSVSGLGREEDTVKEMFGERLVPKCLKRTTSLPVDAIDS, encoded by the exons ATGAAGCATTGGTGCAGACAAATCTTGAGAGGCTTACATTATCTTCACAGCCATGATCCTCCTGTGATCCACAGGGATCTCAAATGTGACAACATTTTCGTTAACGGGAATCAAGGAGAGGTCAAGATTGGAGATCTTGGCCTTGCTGCTATTTTAAGAAAGTCCCATGCTGCTCACTGCGTCG GGACTCCTGAGTTCATGGCACCTGAAGTTTACGAAGAAGCATATAACGAATTGGTTGATATATACTCGTTCGGTATGTGTATTTTGGAGATGGTTACGTTTGATTACCCGTACAGTGAGTGTACTCATCCTGCTCAGATCTACAAGAAAGTTATGTCG GGCAAGAAACCGGATGCATTGTACAAGGTGAAAGACCCCGAGGTTAAATGTTTCATTGAGAAATGCTTGGCCACCGTATCGCTTAGAGTCTCTGCTCGTGAGTTACTAGATGACCCTTTTCTCCGTATAGACGATGGTGAGTTTGATTTAAGATCAGTTGATATGGAAGATTCGGTCGGGCCACTCTATAGGCAGCCGCACCATCTTCCTGACTACTACAATTACCCGTCGAATAGTAGCTCTTTGAATCGTCAGTACTCAAATGGCAACTACCCGTCGAATAGTAGCTCATTGAATCGTCAGTACTCAAATGGTTATAATAGTCATCACGAGTATCAGAATGGATGGGCGTATAATCCAGCTGAGACAGAGGAGACTCACGGCATCGAGCTCTTTGAATCTCGAAACAAtgatgatcaagaagaagaaaagaaatctGGTAATGTTGACATAACCATCAAAGGGAAGAGGAGAGATGATGGTGGCTTGTTCTTGCGTCTTAGGATCGCTGACAAAGAAG GACGTGTCCGAAACATTTACTTCCCATTTGACATTGAGACGGACACCGCATTGAGCGTTGCAACAGAGATGGTAGCGGAACTGGATATGGACGATCATGGAGTCACAAAAATAGCCAACATGATTGACGGTGAGATATCTTCTCTTGTACCTAGTTGGAGACCGGGACCTGAATTCGAAGAATGTCTTGCGGCTGCGGCGGCGGCAAATGCTGCGAGCATTTGCAACAACTGCGTATCAAACCGCACCTCAATGGGCTCGGTGATGGATTTCCTGAGAACCAATCCTGGGGCAAATGTGATACAATGTTGCAGAAACGGGTGCGGTGAGACTCATGGTCGGTTTGAAGAGATCACGATCAGAGAAACCGAGGTTCGTCTTAGAGAGCTATGGAAGCTGCAGCAACAGCAAGAAAGCCGCGAGCTAAGCTCGATAGATTCAGGCCATAACCATTccgaagaagaggaggaagaagaggtgCTATACGAAGACCCcgaaaacatgttttcttgCGAGGCAGGTAACGAGATAAACCATATATCGGGTTCTGGATCGTTCTCGTTTATGCCATCTAAATACTGCGATGAGCCATCCGAAAAAACCGAAAATCAGGTCCAACAAGAGTTGAGATGGCTTAAAGCCAAATGCCAAATTGAGCTTAGAGATATTCAGGATGAACAACTAAAAACCCGGTGGCCGGAATCCGGAGAAGAGGTGGAAATTTCTCCGAAAGACGGGTTCTTGGGTTCGGTTTCCGGGttaggaagagaagaagatacgGTGAAAGAGATGTTTGGAGAAAGATTGGTACCAAAGTGTCTGAAAAGAACAACTTCACTTCCTGTTGATGCCATTGATTCTTGA